In a genomic window of Infirmifilum sp. NZ:
- a CDS encoding ABC transporter permease — protein MRKYLLSKVTIYAVTFFVAVTLDWAIPRFMPGDPIAILISRMSTLPQSAQVLYSYFYHAFGLNEPLWKQYLNFWAALLQGDLGVSIYLYPRRVADIIFSALPYDIILLYPAVISSWIVGNLLGALAARSRFLDSVTLPVFYFLNASPYFWLAIVLQWNFTVTLPVFPPSGAYTPGHIPSLTLDFVVDFLYHYILPFLSIFLVSLGGWAIGMRNMIIYEIESDYIRYLESLGVPRSLQLNYAFKNSILPQITGLALQMGTVVTGAITTEVVFSYPGLGYILMQGILNEDYFLIQGCFLFIVLLVLASNFVIDLLYAVIDPRIRVATVGE, from the coding sequence ATAAGAAAGTACCTTTTAAGTAAAGTAACCATCTACGCGGTGACGTTTTTCGTAGCGGTGACGCTGGACTGGGCTATTCCGCGATTCATGCCGGGAGACCCCATCGCTATACTCATTTCTAGGATGTCGACTCTCCCTCAATCCGCTCAGGTTCTGTACAGCTACTTCTACCACGCTTTCGGGCTTAACGAGCCTCTCTGGAAGCAGTACCTAAACTTCTGGGCAGCTCTCTTGCAGGGAGACCTCGGCGTGAGCATCTACCTTTACCCTAGGAGAGTAGCCGACATCATTTTTTCGGCATTGCCCTACGACATCATCCTGCTCTACCCCGCTGTGATTTCAAGCTGGATCGTTGGGAATCTCCTCGGCGCGCTCGCGGCTCGTAGCCGGTTCTTAGATAGCGTCACTCTACCAGTCTTCTACTTCCTGAACGCCTCGCCGTACTTTTGGCTTGCAATCGTTCTGCAGTGGAATTTCACAGTAACGCTGCCGGTTTTCCCTCCCAGCGGGGCCTACACGCCAGGACATATACCCTCGCTTACCTTAGACTTTGTTGTAGACTTCCTTTACCACTACATACTTCCTTTCCTCTCGATCTTCCTAGTTAGCTTGGGTGGTTGGGCGATAGGCATGAGAAACATGATAATATACGAGATCGAGAGCGACTACATACGATACCTCGAATCGCTCGGTGTGCCGCGGAGCCTGCAGCTTAACTACGCGTTCAAAAACTCGATTCTACCTCAGATAACTGGTCTAGCTCTCCAGATGGGCACAGTGGTAACGGGCGCCATAACCACCGAGGTCGTATTCAGCTACCCGGGACTGGGGTACATTCTGATGCAGGGGATTCTGAACGAGGATTACTTCCTGATACAGGGATGCTTCCTCTTCATCGTCCTGCTCGTACTTGCATCAAACTTCGTGATAGACCTGCTCTACGCCGTAATAGACCCACGGATACGCGTTGCAACGGTGGGTGAGTAG